A stretch of Fusobacterium periodonticum ATCC 33693 DNA encodes these proteins:
- the crcB gene encoding fluoride efflux transporter CrcB, whose product MFKFLYVGLGGALGAILRYSFSFLPISSNKTIFINIIGAIVIGFVSFFSKNIKVLDHRLVLFLTTGLCGGFTTFSTFSLETVQLIEKNEYFLALLYSLGTVVLSLLGIYIGYYLAKLF is encoded by the coding sequence ATGTTTAAATTTTTATATGTTGGTTTAGGAGGAGCTTTGGGAGCTATATTGAGGTATAGTTTTTCCTTTCTTCCTATATCATCTAATAAAACAATCTTTATAAATATAATAGGGGCAATAGTAATTGGCTTTGTATCATTTTTTAGTAAAAATATAAAAGTTTTAGATCATAGATTAGTTCTATTTTTAACAACGGGACTTTGTGGAGGATTTACAACATTTTCAACTTTTTCACTTGAAACAGTGCAACTGATAGAAAAGAATGAATATTTCTTGGCTTTATTATATTCATTAGGAACTGTTGTACTATCTCTTCTTGGTATTTATATAGGATATTATTTAGCTAAATTATTTTAA